Genomic DNA from Fibrobacter succinogenes:
GATTGCCTTCTTGGTAAACTTGCTTTTTCCGCAGGTGGCCGAAAATGTGCGAATCAAGGAATATGTTTTTGGCGGGTTTAGAGTTGACGACAATTTGGCATACCGCTTAGTTTTGCTTGCCATTATTGCCTATTACGCGGTCTATACGGTGGTGCTGTTTGTCCGCAAGGCGAGTGCAGATAAGGTGGCAAAATTTTTCGCGGGCGCGAAGTTCCGTTTCGCGGTTGGCTTGGCGCTTGCGGCGTGGGATATTCTCGGGACCAAGTTGCTGTTTTTACCGCAACCGTTTTTCCCGGGGCCTGCGATTATTATGGACGCCTTTATTGGCGATACCAAATTCATTTGGCAGAATACGCTTTATTCGTTGCGCCTTTTTGTGGCCGGATTTTCGGTGGGCGTGGTGACGGGCGTGCTGACAGGGGTACTGATTGGTTGGTATCCGAAGGCTCGTTACTGGATTTTGC
This window encodes:
- a CDS encoding ABC transporter permease — its product is IAFLVNLLFPQVAENVRIKEYVFGGFRVDDNLAYRLVLLAIIAYYAVYTVVLFVRKASADKVAKFFAGAKFRFAVGLALAAWDILGTKLLFLPQPFFPGPAIIMDAFIGDTKFIWQNTLYSLRLFVAGFSVGVVTGVLTGVLIGWYPKARYWILPVLNICGVIPAVAWMPFALTLFPTSFAAATFLIAICSWFPVATMTADGVQGTPKSLFELSRTFGAGQLYQIFHIAIPHAMPQIFTGIMTAAAFGFTTLVMAEMMGQPGGLGYTRCLRRLL